Genomic window (Alnus glutinosa chromosome 9, dhAlnGlut1.1, whole genome shotgun sequence):
ATCACAATTGGTGCTGGCCTTGCTTCCTATCCAATTGACACTGTCCGTAGAAGAATGATGATGACATCTGGTGAAGCTGTCAAGTACAGGAGCTCCTTTGATGCATTCTCTCAAATCCTTAAGAATGAAGGGCCTAAATCTCTCTTTAAGGGAGCTGGTGCAAATATCCTCCGTGCTGTTGCCGGTGCTGGTGTTCTTGCAGGTTACGACAAGCTTCAGGTGCTCGTGTTGGGTAAGAAGTATGGTTCTGGTGGGGCCTAATTTAGATGAACAGACATCTCTTGCCCCATATACCTATAGATGTTGATGAAAATTTTCTGAGTTCAGTTTCTTAGGATCCATTTTTTACTCACTTGAATAACTTGGTTTAGAGGAGTTCTACTCCCGAGAATTGTTTCCTTGTGGGATTTTTGGTCCCATAATCCCTGATTGTTATAGCGGTTGTGATTTCACTTTGTTGGATTTGATTCATATTCAATTATAATTGCTCCCTTCTGAATTTTCACTCACTAGAATTCTGTAAAAGCTTTACTGCAACATTGTggatctttctttccttttccatGAGACTTAAGAGAGAAAGCATGTGTGATGGCAGGTATAAATAAGATTAGCGAATTCACTTGCAATTTGTAACCTTTTATATCTCTTTTCCAGTTGGTCCAAACGAGTATGCTGCCTTATGATAAACTCACAATTTTGATTAAAGCATAAGTTCTTATTTTTTCAGTAAGTAAATTCTTAAGGCTtatattaaaactaaatcctcaAAAAATCTTATTAGCAGGCTGATTGGGTCTTCATAGTGACGATCTTCATTTCTCTTTCAAAGAATCATCGTTAAAGATAAGgaaaaattgtattattggtCCTTATGATTGGCTCAAACGATAAATCACTCAATGTGTTGTCAATATGAATTCAAAGATTTTTATGATTGGCCTAATTTAGAAATCGTTCCTAGAaattatattctattaaaatttttgatcGATTTCATTAGACACCATGTTGGCGCCAGTATGATAGTGAcacatttcatttttaataaaagaaattataaatatataaaacttaatttttttttcaaaaaaaaaaaattgaaaaaaagaaaacgttGGCTGCGGGTTGGACAACCATCTTTTTCGGGCTGGGTGGCCAGGTCATTGCCTTTTGCGCATTCTCTGAGGGGTGGAATCTTGAGTGTGGCACCAGGATTTTGTATAATGCGCATGACCCAAATGTGTTTTCTTGGAATGTAGCTATTGGAGGATTCATAGAGAgcttttaatttcaaaattttcaccaaaatttagtgaaaaattcaaaaaaatctatttcaaCGAACTGTATGTAATTTCTCTAATTTGGCTATTGTCAGAATTTCATTCCAAATTTGACTCACAAATTTTAtgagctattgaatatttaattatttttctttcctcgTTTGTTAGAAATAGTtacttaaaactaataaaaaattaatttctagttgaaataaaaaaatatttagagagtttgacgtaagaagtttgttaaaagtaatattttattatttttcgtttgtttCCTGCCTCTCCCCTTCTTCACTTTTCTCCCTCCCCTTCTTTTACTACGTTAGTGAGAATGGCATTGGTGTTGGCCGCTGAGGTCTCAGACTCTAGCGCTGAAGCCGGAGAGGTGTGTGACAACACGCTCTCATAGTCATCTGAGGAACCCAAATGGTAGTTCTTTGACTTAAAAATCGCAGCAAAAGACGACGACGGGTTGTTGCTCTTCTCAGGGACGGCATCAGAAACCCCTCAAAATACCTAGAAAATCTTCAAgtataaagcaaaagaaaatcagaaaaagctaaaaaagaaaTAGGCCAAAAATCTTTCAGAATCTCAACGTTATCAAGTGAGATCCACTCTaaggaacaagaaaatgaaagaaaatcattttatatGAAAAGCCCCAAAGCACTCCACTCCATAACAAGTCTtgcaaaaaaaccaaaatcataCAAACCATCTTAAATTCAGCCTAGAAAAGCACAAAAAACCTCAAAACTCAAACAAGGGTTTAACCGAGATTTAACAAAATCGCAAAAAGCCCATACCTCTTTGGCCTCAAATGCATCAAAACGGACGGATTCACCAGATTCAATCTCTGCTAGAAACAATAGAGAAGCATGTAGTAGCAAGAGCAGAGAGCATAAAACGCAGAGAAGATCGCAGTAGGGAAAAGTTAGAGCTGCAACAGAGCCCCAATCAGCACCAAATCAAACCCAGCCGACATAAATCCGTTAACCCACAACCTTGCTTGCTCCTTTCCACAACGccaaaatctctctttctctctgttctATTACTCTTTTGGtgcatttgggattgcgattttgtagataataagtgtgattttaaaccaaatcgcagaacattaATCGTTTAgaaactacgtttttaaaaattgcgatttaaaaacgaaaaaaatctgtttttcaaattgcaggtgagatggtgcttttttgaaaatgcagaattttaaaggctaatttgcgattttaaatgctaaactgcgattttgccaaacgattaactgcgtttttaaaaatcacttttttcaaattgcacattttaaaatcgtgattttaaatcgcactttttgaaatcgcaagcccaaacggacccttaatagagaacaaaaaactataaaccaaaagcaaaaaatcgTTTTGTGAGATACTAAATATAAGCAGCAACCAAAACCCCAAACCCCAAAAGAGACTTAGATGATTAGAAATATTGACGGTTCATGCTTGAGTTGTTAGTAagatttattttgtgaataccTTTTTTCTGGAGAAAGTTTATTTTACTCATTTGGAGTAATTTTTCATGGTAGTTAAAGTTGTTAAAGTAATTGctctcaaaattaataaaaaaaaaaaatcatatctgtttaaaatagataaatgtttagagagtttgatgtagaaagttttttaaaaatgatagataaaataacaaaagtagattgtttagctaaaatagaacatccctagtgagctcttcaaattttgttaaaagtagtacttaaaataacaaaagtaaattttttagctaaaatttagaaaaaaaatttagagagctcaCTAGGGATACTCTTATagagggacaaaaatttcttacaaatcggtttgtaagaaattctctacaacccacatataaaggTGACACGTGTCTTTTGGCATGTAAGAAgcatatgttgttttaatagcatatgtttctcacatgactttttaatagcattaataaaaaaatttgtacttctcacatgcttaaatgatacatgtcacttttatatgtgggttatagaaaattttctgcaaattgatttgtatgaaatttctgtccttCTTAGAGCATCTCAAGCAGTTGGAGTTAAAGTAGCTATACAAAAAGTACAAATATTTACTTTAACTaccaattttcttaaaaacactccaacaataatctctatttcactattcattttctttaaataatatttttttattgttttattttctttctctccctcttctctctctctctctctccggtcaCTCCTCCTCGCCGGTGGGTTCACCAGAATTCCACACCCAATCAACTTCCGgctaaaacaacaacaaatactAATCCACAAATCAGGAGACACGGGTAAACAAGGATTACAAAATCATCCCCAACAAATCTCATGGGTTTGTTTAAAATCCAACAAgagattcacacacacacacacgattgGATGTTCACAACACAGCCAACACACACACGCAATTGAAATTAATAACGCTATCACAGGGAACACACCCAATTGGCCAACTAAggaaaaattcacaaaaaaaaccCTTTCAACCGCTGGAAGTCGCCAGAAATCGCCTCTCGAGTTGCAAGAAATTGCCTCTCAAAGTCACCGAAAATCACTCTTCAACCGCTGGACAACGACCCGCAAGAAAATTGGCGCCTCTCCTCAGTCAACCCACATTTCTCAGATCTCCTTCTCTCCgattcttctccttccttctttGTCAAACCTTAAGTGAGGAAGTGGGGGAGATGTGGGATTGAAAGAGAGGGATGGAGATGAGAAGTGAACAAGAGAGAGAACGAAGTTGGGAAGTGGTGGAGAGGGtgagagaaaatataataaaaaattaaataactgatgaacagtgaataggtACTACTGCTATTTACTGTTtatgaagttaaaaaaaaaaggttagagtAATTACTCTattggaggaagaaaaagagaaaaaaaagttaaatttaactttttgattaaaataatacgagtaatgctacacatcatcctcttgtccactttttatcctcccaaaattgatgtggctcttaaaattactattggatcaaaattcaataatgatttatcataaattcaatggtaattttaagagtcataTCAAATTtaagaggacaaaaaaaaaacaaaggaatgatgtgtagcattactcaaataataCTCATGCCAGAGATGCTCTTAAAGGGTATTCCGATAGCGAAAACCTGGGAAAAGTGGTTGTGCTGTATGAGGGCATAGCGAAGTCTTTCCTAAGAACCTGGATTCATTGTCAAGTCAAAGTTGGCAACACAAGCGTACAAATGGAATCACATGCCAAGAAGAGAAGTTTCAAAGTAATGTCATATCATAGCTACCCTACTTTCCCAATCTCCTTCCCATCACTTTCACATGAAAAATACACAAACCTCCTCAGCCACCACCAAAGCACCAAGTCAATGCATCGTCTACCACCGTTTGATCCCTCACCAACCTTACATCAAACAAACTATCATCCACATCCGCGGCAACCAATCCCCATGAACTTCCAAAACTAATGCACCTGCTTCACACTCGAGCATTCCCCACGTATAAATAATTTGAACGTCTCACCGTTTATAGGATTAAGATCCCTATAATTTTGGTAGCCTCGTGCATTCAAcgcataaaaaatttatatattaaaaatatgatatgttattgagataaaaaaaaattattttaaaagaatttttttttttactttttaaaaattgtttttttttactaaacaaAAAGACAGGTTTTTATTCGAaatttttatatgatataaattataaaggctaaaaaataagaatatgataaaaatatatttaattttaattgttaccgtatcacatttttaatatataatattttttatgcaacatttttaatttgtaatattttttacacCGATGAATGAAACgaccaaaattaacaaaatttgagaatctcaattttattttttaatttttgacacCTTTTATAAAACCCTGATCCCCGTTTATAAAAACCTCTCTCCCGTAACCGTTCAAACCCTCTTTCATTGCCTCCCTTCCACTCTCCGAGAGCCAAGGCGAActggtactctctctctctctctctccgaatATATCTTTTTATAGCACCGGCTGGATCGGTCGGTTTCTATGTCTGTTTGTGGATGtctaagggtttatggttttgtgtgtttttgtaACTGTTATGGTTAGCTGAAGTTTTGGCTAGTTATGTGTGTTGCTGTATGGGATTCTTGTTGCATTTTTTGTTGTAAACCCGGAAAAGGGCCTTCAGATCTCTATCTTTTGCTTCTGGGTTTTCTCAGATCTGTTTCATTCATTGTCTTCCTGCTTTGTTTTTGGCTTTTCAAGTCTTTGGATATCATTTTCCAGGTTAGTTTAACTAGATCTCTGGATATGATTGTTGCTCTTGTTATAATGGATCTGTGGCTCATTGATTTAGTTATACATTTGGGTTGGAACTTGGATAGATCCATTGACAATGATTTGTGTTTCCAATCAAACTTCCGTTcgattttttgttgttgcttgGATTTTAATGGACTAATGGTTGATTGTTTATTAAGAAAAGGAGTTTAGTTTGTATAGCATAGATCTGGGTGTTACCCATTAGCATACTTTCTCCCTTTGTAACAAGGTGGAAGTTGAGTTCATGGGTTCAAGTCCCACGGGGTGCGTGTGTAACttaccatttaaaaaaataaagcatagaTCTGGGTGTGATGGGTATGAAGTATGATTCATTTGAACTTCATGGATGGTCtaattgaattttgtttttggggGTATATCCTTTTTTTCGTATTAGTTAAGACGTGAGACCTTGTAGAAGAATCAGTTTGGGGATGTGATTTTTCAATTGAGCTAATTTATCATGACTGCTGGCAGTTTTCTATTCAGAATACATTTTCGACCATTAATGGTCGAAAATGGATGAATTGGTTAGTCTTGAATAGACAATAGTTGGTTATAGGCATTCAGCACTCGATTTCTTTGTATTGTCAAGTGGTACTTCTCTCTTTCCCCAAGACAGGCACACGATTTGATAGTTGACCGTTGGGTAAGAAATTCTtgtgtttgtaaaaaaaaaaagtttgttatATTGAGTATGTCTGCACTTCTAAATGCTAGAGGTGACCTGAccaaaattaagaaatttgaaaagaaaaatggaatgaatggtatatatacaaaaaatgaaCTGAATAGAAGACCTCCATTTTTCTTAATCAGTTGCATGTTATTCTAAAGTGCATTTTgagaaattttaattataaatgaaaACATTTCAATCCTCTCTGTTCCTGAGAGCTATTGCTGATCTATCAACCCTTTTAAGCTGCCTTGTcatatgattatttttattaatcattcttctttgttttATGATCTCCTCTGTGACCTTTTTAAGCATTTTGTCACTAAAGTGCAGTTAGATTTTCCCATATAGACAGAATGCATACCCTATTTAGTTCTAAATgaaaaaacatttcaattttctctgtttttgaGAGTTGTGGTGAGCTACTAACCTGATTTAGTTGTGCTTTGCatgattaattttattactGGTTCTTCTTTCTCCTACGATCTGTCTGTACACTGTTTCAACCATTTTGTGATTTGTGACTCTCTGAGACATTCTGGATTTGTTGTTTTCTTAAGTTTGTCCTCTCTGACCTCTATATATTGGCATGGGTTGCAGGTGTTCTAATTGCGAAAAGTGATGGCAGACAGGCACCAGTACCCAACTGTCATGCAAAAGTTTGCCGGCCAGCTCCATGTCAGTTCCAGCCTTTCCCAAGATGCTCAAAACCGCAATGGGGCCCTTGAAAGGCCTGCTCTGTATCAGAGGCATTTTGCATATGGAAATTACTCCAACGAGGGATTGCAGTATCCCATAACTCAGGCATGCCGAGCTACCCACAATTTGTCATTGGTACATCCTGCAGCCTCACCTGTGTTTGTCCAAGCCCCACAAGAGAAAGGCTTTGCGGGCTTCGCTattgattttcttatgggtgGAGTTTCTGCTGCTGTGTCCAAAACTGCTGCTGCTCCAATCGAGCGTGTGAAGCTCTTGATCCAGAACCAGGATGAGATGATCAAGGCTGGTCGGCTATCTGAACCCTACAAGGGAATTGGAGATTGTTTTGGCCGAACGATTAAAGATGAGGGCTTTGGATCATTGTGGAGAGGGAACACGGCTAACGTCATTCGTTACTTCCCCACACAGGTTTGTCATTTCTTATGTTTCTAACACTTCCTTTTAGTGATACCTCCTTATGATCTTATTGCAGTGTGCTTATTTcattagttttaattttattctccTCCAGGCCCTGAACTTTGCTTTCAAAGATTACTTCAAGAGGCTGTTTAACTTCAAGAAAGATAGGGATGGCTACTGGAAATGGTTCGCTGGTAACTTGGCTTCTGGTGGTGCTGCTGGTGCCTCTTCCCTGCTCTTTGTCTACTCTTTGGATTATGCTCGAACCCGTCTTGCAAATGATGCCAAGGCTGCGAagaagggaggagggaggcaaTTCAATGGCTTGATTGATGTCTACAGGAAGACTCTCCAATCTGATGGTATTGCTGGCCTTTACCGTGGCTTCAACATTTCTTGTGTTGGAATCATTGTGTACAGGGGTTTATACTTTGGAATGTATGACTCTTTGAAGCCAGTGCTTCTGACCGGAAAGATGCAGGTTAGGATTCCTTGTGGATTCATTTTATCTATCCTTGTTATGTGATAATGCAGTCTGTGATTTTACTACTTGGCATTCATAGATTTTGCTGTCTGTGATTGGCATCGTCCTTGACCATTGAAACTTAATGACATGTTTTTCAGAAATTCAGAATCTAGAATGATGTGTTATTTTTAGGGTTAGTTCTTTATTTAATGTTTGCCTGGACAGCCACTACAATGCATCCGCAGTAATAGAATTGAAGAAAAACCCCATAGAGaggaaaatgtttgttttaGGACTTTGAGAAGCAATGTTCAGCACAAACACTCTTATACCGCGGATGAACCATGACGGTCTATCTCAACTATTTGAGATGGCCTTATCCTATATGCTTTCAGCACAAGTATACTGTGAatgattgttggatttggtgttGAGCATTTTCATCTCATATAATTTCTTGATGATTTCAGGATAGTTTCTTCGCTAGCTTTGCTCTTGGTTGGGTTATCACAAATGGTGCTGGCCTTGCTTCCTATCCAATTGACACTGTCCGTAGAAGAATGATGATGACATCTGGTGAAGCTGTCAAGTACAAGAGCTCCTTTGATGCATTCTCTCAAATCCTTAAGAATGAAGGGCCTAAATCTCTCTTTAAGGGAGCTGGTGCAAATATCCTCCGTGCCGTTGCCGGTGCCGGTGTTCTTGCAGGTTACGACAAGCTTCAGGTGCTCGTGTTGGGTAAGAAGTATGGTTCTGGTGGGGCCTAATTAAGATGAACAGACATCTCTTGCCCATATACCTATAGACGTTGATGAAAATCTTTCTGATTCAGTTTCGTAGGATCCATTTTTTGCTCACTTGAATAACTTGATTCATAGGAGTTTTACTCCCGAGAATTGTTTCCCTGTGGGATTTTTGGTCCCATAATCCCGGATTGTTAAAGCGGTTGTGATTTCACTTTGTTGGATTTGACTCATATGCAATTATAATTGCTCCCTTTTGAATTTCACTCTCTAGAATTCTTTAAAAGCTTTACTGCAACATTGTggatctttctttccttttcccgGAGACTTAAGAGAGAAAGCATGTGTGATGGCAGGTATCAATAAGACTAAAGAATTCACTTGCAATTTTAACCTTTTATCTCTTTTCCGGTTGGTCCAAACGAGTATACTGCCTTATGATAAACTCACAATTCTGATTAAAGCATAAGTTCTTATTCTTTTAGTTAGTAAATTCTTAAGGCTTATTAAAACTGAATCCTCATTAAATCTTATTAGCAGACTGATTGGGCCTTGTAGTGACCATCTTAATTTCTATTTCAGTGAATCATCGTCAGTCTTGTAGCGGTGATCTTCATTTCTCTTTCAAAGAATCATcgataaagataaagataaattgTGCTATTAGTCCGTGTGATTGACCCAAACGATAAATTGCTCAATGTGGTATTAACATGTTTTCAGAGATTCCATGATTAGCCTAATTTAGAAATTGTCTATTGGAGTTAAATtacgttaaaaattttgacagttTTCGTTAGACGTTAGGTTAGCGCTAATGAGATGGTTATATGTCGCtctgaataaaataaataaataaataaaagtattaaaaatatgactataaaaattaaaaaatattactttttttttttaaaaaaattttaaaaattttaaaagaggAAATGGGTGTCAATTGGGCGGCTATCCCTTTTGGGGTGGCATGTACCCCCGTTGGCTAGGGTTGGCCTGAATCGGCggcaacccattttttttttaaaaaaataattttttaagtttaatatatatattaagagtaaCATGTATTGTCATTTTATTGGCACTGACGTGACGTTTAttagaatctgtcaaaatttttaacaaaatttaagtttgggagcgatttgtaaatcaAAACAACCACATGGATCTTTAAATTCATGCCGATACTACAAAAAATGATTTGCCATTTGGGCCAATCACatgaccaatgatgcaatttttcTTAGAGATAATGATATGGGCTCATGAAAGAGAGAAATGCTACGTTTATTTCTCTTCCACAAAggatgtgtttttttcttttctagatGAATCAAAGCTTTAAtaaccaaacacaaaacaattaCATCACTccagaaaaaggagaagaaccGCAAAACACATTACAACAATAAGCCAAAACAAGAACCAAACTAGAGCCAAACTACATCAAATCTACAGCAACCATAAAGCCAAAAGTTGCCTATCGAGAGGGGATCTATTGAATTTACGGGTCATCACTTTAATCCTAATATCCCATTTGATCTGAGCAACCAAAGCTTCCTCCGTCAAAGGGGAATTGCCAAAACAAAGCTCATTTCTCAACCTCTAAATGTGGTAAATAGTTGCAGCCAAACTAAGCTTACAAAGAATGGTGTGCAGCCTTTTACCCTTAAGACTACAATCCCACAACACAACATCATCCCAACTAACACAAGGACTGGGACTTAAGCAATCTTCCATTAGACTTCTCCAAATACGACGGCTGAAACCACATTGGAAAAAGAGGTGATCTATCGATTCCTGTACATGAAAACATAACCGACATAAGGTATGCCCCGTAAAGCCCCAGCCACACATTCTCTCCTTAGTTGCAATGGCCTGTCTAAAAACCAGCCACAAAACAAACGCATGCCAGGGAATAGCCATTGAATGCCACACTGCCTTCCACCAAGGGACCATGAGAAACTTAGGTATAAGGAGATGCCAAGTTTCTCCACAAGAGTATACACCACTCTTGGACTTCCAAATAGCAACATTCACTTCTCCAATTTTAATATCTAGAAGTCTAGCTTGGATATCAACCAGATCATCCGATCTAGCAGGGGGCCAATTCTAGGAGCCTTTATGAAGAATAGATGATACACAAGCATTCAGACCAAGGCCAGAGTCATAGACAGCCCGAAAACCATAAATGTCAATCAGTCTTCTAGCCGGGTGCCAAGCATcaaaccaaagagaaatattatgGCCCGTTCCCACTTTGAAGCTCAACAACTTCTTGGCAGCTTCCATAAGATGCAGAAGTCTTTTCCAACTCTAAGAGCAGCTCTTAGGAATTGGAATCTGCCAAAAACTTCTGCCTAGCTTTAAGCCAATTAGACTTAACCAATGCAACCCAAAGTGATCCGGCCTGGGCAAATAAACTCCAGATATGATGGAGCATAGCATTACGGTTCTAGATTTCCAACCCTTTAAGCCCAAGCCCTCCTTCCTCCTTAGGACAGCAAACTTTATCCCACGACACCTTAGCTTTTGCTTTGGAATCATTCCCATACCAAAGAAACCGGTTAAATTTCTGTTCAAACAACCGGATCACCTTCTTAGGAAGAATAAACACCTTAGACCAGTAGATCTGAAGGCTGAAAAGAATGGAGGAAACAAGTTGCAGCCTCCCAGCAAAAGAGAGATTCTTAATCTGTGATGTCCCGaatattatttgtcatttttagaGTAAATTTATTGGGATAGACAATTTTAATTAACTAGACGACTATAAAATACAAGGGGACGCCCAGAGAATGGTTTATGGACCAaagaataaattataaaagGAGAAAATGTGTGAGAATGTAGgagaaattgaataaaaaaaaaggggattaaataaataaaattaatgtggcgcGTTCGGATGGCTCAACAGGCTTGTCCGGACGATACCTTATCACCACGTGGCGGACGCCTCATTCCACGCGCGTCCGGGCGTCTACTTTATAGGGTACAGACGGTCCGCAACGAGCAACGCACGTCTTATTAAatggcgcgtccggacgatgacttatgcccgtccggacggtctgtCTAAAAtggcgcgcgtccggacgatttgagatgcccgtccggacgggaaccgATTTAAAAGGGGCAGTACGCCCGTTTCTTTCTTTATCTCCGGTTTTCTTCACTGTTTCTTCACGGGTTTTCACTCAAAAActgtgatatcttgaaatccagccgtccaatcttagatccgacttCGATAACATAATCcttgaagcccgatctacgttctGACCGAACTTTTTGAGGTAAATAGTTAAACTCGCATCTTTTAGaggttttgttaaattttgtagaaatgagtttaacttggtattttctctaggtttggtgtggtttggagttgccAGGAGCATCCCGAGCATTTGGTCACTGCttggtgaatttttggtaagttttccgtGTTTTGTTAAAGtgatatttattgtgattaaccctaagtgaTGCTTATG
Coding sequences:
- the LOC133877335 gene encoding ADP,ATP carrier protein, mitochondrial, producing the protein MADRHQYPTVMQKFAGQLHVSSSLSQDAQNRNGALERPALYQRHFAYGNYSNEGLQYPITQACRATHNLSLVHPAASPVFVQAPQEKGFAGFAIDFLMGGVSAAVSKTAAAPIERVKLLIQNQDEMIKAGRLSEPYKGIGDCFGRTIKDEGFGSLWRGNTANVIRYFPTQALNFAFKDYFKRLFNFKKDRDGYWKWFAGNLASGGAAGASSLLFVYSLDYARTRLANDAKAAKKGGGRQFNGLIDVYRKTLQSDGIAGLYRGFNISCVGIIVYRGLYFGMYDSLKPVLLTGKMQDSFFASFALGWVITNGAGLASYPIDTVRRRMMMTSGEAVKYKSSFDAFSQILKNEGPKSLFKGAGANILRAVAGAGVLAGYDKLQVLVLGKKYGSGGA